A single region of the Podospora pseudopauciseta strain CBS 411.78 chromosome 1, whole genome shotgun sequence genome encodes:
- a CDS encoding hypothetical protein (antiSMASH:Cluster_2; COG:S; EggNog:ENOG503NY9X) has product MKSLAPQFTEFFRFELLRILGTAPFHGCDVSEWAEATESIKQDDPESWYGAWTQAAERVEVMAEEAMKNGDHHGARWAFLRACNYRRASEFMLHVQPSDPRLLASLVKASDNFRQAIKLLNSPVETLEIPFGNGSTLPGYLFLPAGGTRAGHREEKMPILVATGGFDSIQEELFFGMADGARVRGYACVTFEGPGQGVVARRGTDRLLLRPDWEVVIKAVLDHIFQLAVAKPHLNLDLSRIALVGASMGGYFALRGATDPRVSAVVSVDGFYDLGEMMASRTPRFLWPESLGDGIFNWLLGSAQRWYFQTRWEFQHAMLATGATTPAEVYRQLARYHLRGPEGGPSVLDRIKCPALITGSRDTLYWSLEESTYRIVRELTRLEEGKDKKVWIPTGWGQGSLQAKVGAFSHFHHNMFSWLDDVFGIGAE; this is encoded by the coding sequence ATGAAAAGTTTGGCACCCCAATTCACCGAATTCTTTCGCTTTGAGTTACTTCGGATCCTCGGAACGGCACCCTTCCACGGCTGCGACGTAAGCGAGTGGGCAGAGGCGACGGAGTCAATCAAGCAAGATGACCCGGAAAGCTGGTATGGAGCGTGGACGCAGGCAGCAGAGAGAGTCGAAGTAATGGCGGAGGAAGCCATGAAGAACGGTGATCATCATGGGGCAAGATGGGCATTCCTGCGGGCGTGCAACTACCGACGAGCCAGCGAGTTCATGTTGCATGTGCAACCCAGCGATCCCCGACTCCTCGCATCCTTGGTCAAGGCTTCCGACAATTTTCGACAGGCCATCAAGTTACTGAATAGCCCTGTTGAAACATTGGAGATTCCCTTTGGCAATGGCTCGACGCTGCCGGGGTATCTGTTCCTGCCAGCGGGAGGCACAAGGGCGGGTCACCGCGAGGAAAAGATGCCAATCCTGGTGGCAACCGGCGGTTTTGATTCAATTCAGGAAGAGCTCTTCTTCGGCATGGCTGACGGTGCTCGTGTACGGGGCTATGCTTGCGTCACTTTTGAAGGGCCGGGACAAGGAGTTGTGGCACGACGTGGTACTGACCGGCTCCTGCTGCGCCCCGACTGGGAGGTTGTAATCAAAGCCGTTCTCGATCATATCTTCCAATTAGCCGTTGCCAAGCCGCACCTCAACCTGGATCTGTCCCGCATCGCGTTGGTTGGCGCGTCGATGGGTGGGTATTTTGCTCTCAGGGGTGCAACCGACCCCCGCGTGTCCGCTGTCGTTTCGGTGGATGGGTTTTACGACCTCGGGGAGATGATGGCGTCCCGTACTCCTCGTTTCCTATGGCCTGAGAGCCTCGGTGACGGAATCTTCAACTGGCTTCTCGGGTCAGCCCAAAGGTGGTATTTTCAGACACGTTGGGAGTTCCAACATGCCATGCTTGCAACGGGCGCTACTACACCAGCCGAAGTGTACCGGCAGTTGGCTCGCTATCATCTGCGCGGGCCTGAAGGCGGTCCGAGTGTCCTCGATCGGATCAAGTGCCCGGCCCTGATTACCGGTTCGAGGGACACGCTGTATTGGTCGTTAGAGGAGAGCACGTACAGGATCGTGCGGGAGCTGACGAGGCtcgaggaggggaaggacaagaaggtgTGGATTCCAACGGGTTGGGGACAGGGCTCGCTGCAGGCCAAAGTCGGAGCCTTTTCCCACTTTCATCACAACATGTTTTCGTGGTTGGACGACGTGTTCGGGATTGGCGCTGAGTAG